From a region of the Kwoniella mangroviensis CBS 8507 chromosome 1 map unlocalized Ctg01, whole genome shotgun sequence genome:
- a CDS encoding phosphoserine transaminase → MPTRDQVHNFAAGPSPLPTKCLEEAALGLLNYEDTGMGICELSHRGKEFKAVIEGAEADLRSLLQVPDNYTILFSQGGGTGQFSAVVLNLLAAHRLAHPVPAEEFKPPVLDYVLTGSWSSKAYAEAQRLCAPPFPNCPAFGQPRIAASTKSTSWTRLPSRDEYNFSKDAAYVYYCENETINGIEFPPKAEDKEAFPFDLVSEGVEIVADYSSSFISRPIPNFSRHAIIYAGAQKNLGPSGVTVLIVRNDLLVDTTEASKLGCIPAVPITYEYKILANNKSLYNTPPTFPIYVSALVLKHLIKNKGGLEGLEQTNREKAQTLYETLENAEKKGKAKLVVRDSSARSWMNVTFNIEGEGEEKKFLEGAEKRGFRQLKGHRSVGGIRASIYNAVTIESVKLLCDYINEFCN, encoded by the exons ATGCCTACAAGAGATCAAGTGCACAACTTTGCCGCTGGGCCTTCACCCCTCCCTACAAAATGCTTGGAGGAAGCTGCGTTGGGACTTTTGAATTATGAAGATACAGGCATGGGTATATGTGAATTGTCGCATAGAGGGAAGGAGTTTAAGGCTGTTATAGAAGGTgcggagg CCGATCTTCGATCCCTCCTTCAAGTCCCAGACAACTACACCATCCTTTTCTCCCAAGGTGGTGGTACCGGGCAGTTCTCAGCCGTGGTGTTAAACCTCTTAGCTGCCCATCGACTCGCCCACCCCGTCCCTGCAGAAGAGTTCAAACCCCCTGTATTAGACTACGTTCTAACCGGTTCATGGTCTTCCAAGGCTTATGCCGAAGCTCAGAGATTATGTGCACCGCCATTCCCCAATTGCCCCGCTTTCGGTCAACCTCGAATCGCGGCCAGTACCAAATCAACTTCTTGGACTCGTCTACCATCAAGGGACGAATACAACTTCAGTAAAGATGCTGCCTATGTCTATTATTGTGAGAATGAAACTATCAATGGTATTGAATTTCCCCCAAAGGCAGAAGACAAAGAAGCATTTCCATTTGACCTGGTATCGGAGGGTGTGGAGATCGTAGCGGATTATTCATCCAGTTTCATCTCCAGACCTATACCGAACTTTTCACGACACGCAATTATCTATGCTGGTGCGCAAAAGAACCTAGGTCCATCGGGAGTGACAGTCTTGATTGTCCGAAATGACTTGTTGGTAGATACGACGGAAGCTTCAAAATTAGGTTGTATACCTGCTGTACCAATTACATACGAATACAAGATCTTAGCGAATAACAAATCTTTATACAATACTCCTCCTACCTTCCCTATTTACGTTAGTGCATTGGTATTGAAACATCTAATCAAGAATAAAGGTGGATTAGAAGGATTGGAACAAACGAATAGAGAAAAAGCCCAGACTTTGTATGAAACACTAGAAAATgccgagaagaaagggaaagcgAAACTCGTGGTGAGAGATTCAAGTGCGAGAAGTTGGATGAATGTAACGTTCAAtattgagggtgaaggtgaagagaaaaAATTCTTGGAGGGAGCGGAGAAAAGAGGCTTTAGACAGTTGAAAGGTCATAGATCTGTTGGCG GTATTCGAGCATCAATTTACAATGCTGTTACGATAGAGTCCGTCAAGCTGTTGTGTGATTACATCAACGAATTTTGCAACTAG